In Streptococcus mitis, the DNA window TTGAAAGAAAAACAATTTTGGAATCGTATATTAGAATTTGCTCAAGAAAGACTGACTCGATCCATGTATGATTTCTATGCTATTCAAGCTGAACTCATCAAGGTAGAGGAAAATGTTGCCACTATATTTTTACCACGATCTGAAATGGAAATGGTCTGGGAAAAACAACTAAAAGATATTATTGTAGTTGCTGGATTTGAAATTTATGATGCTGAGATAACTCCCCACTATATTTTCACAAAACCTCAAGATACGACTATATCACAAGTTGAAGAAACTACAAATTCAACTCTTTATGACTATAGTTCAAAATTAGCCTCTATTCCTTATTCAGATACTGGATTAAAAGAAAAATATACCTTTGATAATTTTATTCAAGGGGATGGGAATGTTTGGGCAGTATCAGCCGCTTTGGCTGTTTCTGAAGATTTAGCCTTGACCTATAATCCTCTTTTTATCTATGGAGGACCTGGCCTTGGTAAGACTCACTTACTAAATGCAATTGGGAATGAGATTTTGAAAAATATTCCTGATGCGCGTGTGAAGTACATCCCTGCTGAAAGCTTTATCAACGACTTTCTTGAACACCTGAGACTTGGTGAAATGGAAAAGTTCAAAAAAACTTACCGTAGTCTTGATCTCCTCTTAATTGATGATATCCAATCGCTGAGTGGAAAAAAAGTTGCAACTCAAGAAGAATTTTTCAATACTTTCAATGTTCTCCATAGCAATCAAAAACAAATTGTTCTGACTAGTGATCGTAGTCCTAAACACTTAGAAGGCCTTGAAGAACGGCTTGTCACGCGCTTTAGCTGGGGCTTGACGCAAAACATCACACCACCTGACTTTGAAACACGTATTGCCATTTTACAAAGTAAAACAGAGCATTTAGACTACAATTTCCAAAGTGATACCCTAGAATACCTAGCTGGCCAATTTGATTCAAACGTTCGAGAACTTGAAGGAGCAATCAACGACATCACTTTAATTGCAAGAGTGAAGAAGATTAAGGATATCACTATCGATATCGCTGCAGAAGCCATTAGAGCTCGCAAACAAGATGTTAGCCAAATGCTCGTCATCCCAATTGATAAAATCCAAAATGAAGTTGGTAACTTTTATGGTGTCAGTGTCAAAGAAATGAAGGGAAGTAGACGCCTTCAAAATATTGTTTTAGCCCGTCAAGTAGCTATGTATTTATCTAGAGAACTAACAGATAATAGTCTTCCAAAAATTGGGAAGGAATTTGGTGGAAAAGATCACACAACAGTCATTCATGCCCATGCTAAAATTAAATCTTTGATTGATGAAGACGATAATTTACGTTTAGAAATTGAATCAATCAAAAAGAAAATCAAATAACTTGTGGATAACTTTTGCTTTTTTATCTTTTTTATCCACATTTTTTAAACAAGCTAAAAAACTTGATATGACTTGTTTAAAGTCTGTTTTCCACAGATTTCACAGACTCTATTATTACTATTATACTTCTAATACTAAAAATAAATAAAGGAGAATCCATGATTCATTTTTCAATTAATAAAAATTTATTTCTACAAGCATTAAATACTACTAAGAGAGCTATTAGTTCTAAAAATGCTATTCCTATTTTATCAACCGTAAAAATTGACGTGACCAATGAAGGTGTTACTTTAATTGGTTCAAATGGTCAAATTTCAATTGAAAATTTTATTTCTCAAAAAAATGAAGATGCTGGTTTATTAATTACTTCTTTAGGTTCGATCCTTCTTGAAGCTTCTTTCTTTATCAATGTGGTATCTAGTCTACCTGATGTGACTCTTGATTTTAAAGAAATTGAACAAAATCAAATTGTTTTAACCAGCGGCAAATCAGAAATTACCCTAAAAGGAAAAGATAGCGAACAATATCCACGAATCCAAGAAATTTCAGCAAGCACTCCTTTGGTTCTTGAAACAAAATTACTCAAGAAAATTATCAATGAAACAGCCTTTGCTGCAAGTACACAAGAGAGTCGTCCAATTTTAACAGGTGTTCATTTTGTATTAAGTCAACACAAGGAGCTAAAAACAGTGGCAACAGACTCTCATCGTCTAAGCCAGAAAAAATTAACGCTTGAGAAAAATAGTGATGATTTTGATGTTGTCATTCCTAGCCGTTCTCTACGCGAATTTTCAGCAGTATTTACAGATGATATTGAAACTATAGAGATTTTCTTTGCCAATAACCAAATCCTCTTTAGAAGCGAAAATATTAGCTTCTATACTCGTTTGTTAGAAGGTAACTATCCTGATACAGATCGTTTGATTCCAACGGACTTTAATACTACTATTACTTTTGATGTTGTAAACTTACGCCAGTCAATGGAACGTGCTCGTCTTTTATCAAGTGCTACTCAAAATGGTACTGTGAAACTTGAAATTAAAGATGGGGTTGTTAGCGCCCATGTTCACTCTCCAGAAGTTGGTAAAGTAAACGAAGAAATCGATACTGATCAAGTGACTGGTGAAGATTTGACTATTAGTTTCAACCCAACTTACTTGATTGATTCACTCAAGGCTTTAAATAGCGAAAAGGTGACCATTAGCTTTATCTCAGCTGTTCGTCCATTTACTCTTGTGCCAGCAGATACTGACGAAGACTTCATGCAGCTCATTACACCAGTTCGTACAAATTAAGTGAAAGAGGTTGAGCCTGGCTCGCCTCTTTTATGATATAATCGAAAAAGAAAAGGAGAGTAGTATGTATCAAGTTGGAAATTTTGTTGAAATGAAAAAACCAC includes these proteins:
- the dnaA gene encoding chromosomal replication initiator protein DnaA codes for the protein MKEKQFWNRILEFAQERLTRSMYDFYAIQAELIKVEENVATIFLPRSEMEMVWEKQLKDIIVVAGFEIYDAEITPHYIFTKPQDTTISQVEETTNSTLYDYSSKLASIPYSDTGLKEKYTFDNFIQGDGNVWAVSAALAVSEDLALTYNPLFIYGGPGLGKTHLLNAIGNEILKNIPDARVKYIPAESFINDFLEHLRLGEMEKFKKTYRSLDLLLIDDIQSLSGKKVATQEEFFNTFNVLHSNQKQIVLTSDRSPKHLEGLEERLVTRFSWGLTQNITPPDFETRIAILQSKTEHLDYNFQSDTLEYLAGQFDSNVRELEGAINDITLIARVKKIKDITIDIAAEAIRARKQDVSQMLVIPIDKIQNEVGNFYGVSVKEMKGSRRLQNIVLARQVAMYLSRELTDNSLPKIGKEFGGKDHTTVIHAHAKIKSLIDEDDNLRLEIESIKKKIK
- the dnaN gene encoding DNA polymerase III subunit beta, which encodes MIHFSINKNLFLQALNTTKRAISSKNAIPILSTVKIDVTNEGVTLIGSNGQISIENFISQKNEDAGLLITSLGSILLEASFFINVVSSLPDVTLDFKEIEQNQIVLTSGKSEITLKGKDSEQYPRIQEISASTPLVLETKLLKKIINETAFAASTQESRPILTGVHFVLSQHKELKTVATDSHRLSQKKLTLEKNSDDFDVVIPSRSLREFSAVFTDDIETIEIFFANNQILFRSENISFYTRLLEGNYPDTDRLIPTDFNTTITFDVVNLRQSMERARLLSSATQNGTVKLEIKDGVVSAHVHSPEVGKVNEEIDTDQVTGEDLTISFNPTYLIDSLKALNSEKVTISFISAVRPFTLVPADTDEDFMQLITPVRTN